The sequence below is a genomic window from Desulfobulbus oligotrophicus.
TTACCTTGACGAAGAAGCAGCGCCACCTCTTCAGGAAGAGTACCGCCACAAAATTCTCAAGTTCGACCAGGTCGACCGCATCGAGTTTGTCAGCAGTCAGCAAGCCTACAAGCGATTTGAGCACATGCTGGGTGACAACACCGACGTCCTTACCGGTGTCCCCACTGACTTCTTACCGCCATCCATTGAAGTGTACCCTGTCCGAACCCTGGACAGCCTTTCACGAATCACCCGTTTTTCAGATTACCTGCAAACATTGCCGGGGGTACTCAAGGTACAGTACGGTAAAGAGTGGATCGATCGATTTTACGCTTTCATCCAGTTAATGCGGGTGATTATTATCCTCTCAGGGGCCCTGCTCATCATGACCACCACCTTTATGGTTGCCCACACCATTCGCCTGAGCCTCGTATCACGTCAGCAGGAGTTGGAACTTCTCCGACTGGTGGGAGCAACCAACAACTATATCCGTACACCGTTCCTGTTTGAAGGTGCACTGCAGGGATGCATAGGAGCCAGCTGCGGTATTGGTGCACTGCTGGCACTGTTTAACTGGATCACCCTGCGATTCGCCGGGCCGGAAACCATCTCCCAACTGCCGTTTATCTTCTTTAACTGGCCGATAGTCTGCGCAATTATCGGCATCTCCACCCTGCTCTGTACGTTCGGCAGTCTTTCTGCAATCAGACGATTTCTCCACCTGTGAGTTCTATCCATGCTTCGCTGCCTCACGATTGCCTGTGTCTTTTTTCTCCTGAGCATGCCATCCTTTGTCTTGCCCGAAACAGACGAAGAGTCTCCATCAAGCAATGTCATAACCATCGGCAGACTTCGCCAGGAAATGGCCGTCCACCAGGAAAAAATCGATCTGGTCGACGAACAGGAGCGTTCGTTACTTGACGAACTGGCTGCACTGGACAAAAAAATAGATCAACAGAAGACAAAAATACAAACACTGCAAATAAAGATTGATGAACAGAAGGAGATCATTGCTGAGAAGGAACAGGAACTGACTACAATCAACAAAAAAAATGAGTCCTTACAGCAACATCTACTAAAACGTCTTCGATCCTTTTACCTCCTCGGTCAAACCGGATCCCTCAGTATTGTGTTTTCTAAAAACACGCTGCCCGATCTGATGCTCAGCAACGATGCGTTTCGTTTTCTGTCCACGTACGACCAAACGGTGTTTGCACAGTATCGTGCCAATGTTGTCGCTCTCACACAGGTCAAACAGGCCCGGGAACTTGAACGAACGGTTCAGGAGCACTTCCTTCAGGATACCGCCACTGAAAACGAGTTGTTACAACAGATCGTTACAGAAAAAAATGAGCTGCTGCAGCGAACACAAACCGAAAAAGAACTGTATCAGCAGGCAGTGCGAGAAATGAAAAAGGCGGAAGCATCTCTGCTTACCACGCTAACTCAAGACAGTCCGGCGCTGGAAAAGAACCGTGGTGGTTTTCTGACACAAAAAAAGAAATTGCCGCCACCTGTCTGGGGAAAGATCATCCGATACTTTCATGAACCGACAACAGACGAGGACACTACATTTATTAACGGGATCACTATTCAGCCCTCCGAACAATCTGAGGTTTTCGCTGTGGATAACGGAGAGGTTATTTACTCGGGATATATGAGCGGGTACGGCAGAATGGTGGTAATCGAACATACCCAGAATTACTACTCCATCACCTCCGGACTGGAGGATATCCGGGTTCTTGAAGGCGACGTCATCAGGCAGGGACAGATTATTGGGACGAGCACAGACAGCGCCGGGTTATTTGGTGAAGGTCTGTACTTTGAAATCCGTCATGGTGCCCAACCGGAGAATCCACTGGACTGGATCAAACCCGGCACGCTTGTGAACCGGTGACCAAGCCTTTGATTCTTCTATTTTTTAAGTGACGCACAATAACCATTGCCCCGCCTTCTATTTCTCGTTAGGTTTGAGGGAAAATGCCTTTAATACGGTCACCCGGATACGTATAAGCTCTTCCCGTATCAGCGTAACGCCGTGAACGTGTTAATCTAACCGCTCCAATCAACTTGTCGAACACCCCAATGAAACGCCTATTCTTCCTTATACTTATCGGGATTTACTGCATCTGTACCCCACTTTTTGCCGATGAGAATAAACAAGAGGGTGATATTTACAGAGATCTGGAAACATTTGCCAATGTTCTCACCCTGATTCAGCAACATTATGTCGAAGAGATTGACTCCAACAAGGTGATCACCGGGGCTATCAACGGTATGCTCAACTCCCTTGATCCCCACTCTGCTTATATGACACCCGAGGATTTCAAAGACCTGGAAGAAGAGACATCAGGGAGTTTTACCGGTGTTGGGATTGAAATATCCATCCGTGACGGGGTGCTTACAGCCGTGGCCCCGATTGAAGGTACTCCTGCTGATCGCAAAGGAATCAGATCAGGAGATCATATCATTCGTATTGATGGTGCACTCACCAAGACCATGACCCTTATGGAGGCGGTTCGAAAACTTCGCGGAGAAAAGGGAACAGCAGTCACAATTACCATCCATCGTCCAGAGTGGAAAGAACCCCGGGACTTCACCCTGACCAGAGAGGCTATCCCGCTCATTTCCGTGAAATACACAGAACTGGAACCCGGCTTCGGCTATATCAGGGTGTCCAACTTTCAGGCGACCACCACCAGAGACCTGCATAATGCCTTGAAAGACCTGAAGAAGAAACATCAGACTCTCGGTATTCTCCTTGATTTACGGAACAACCCCGGCGGCTTGCTTGATCAGGCGGCAAAAGTGGCCGACCTGTTTTTATCCAGAGGAGTGATTGTATCGATCAAAGGAAGAGACAAGGAAGAGCAAATGGTTTTTGAAGCGCATGCGGA
It includes:
- a CDS encoding S41 family peptidase, translated to MKRLFFLILIGIYCICTPLFADENKQEGDIYRDLETFANVLTLIQQHYVEEIDSNKVITGAINGMLNSLDPHSAYMTPEDFKDLEEETSGSFTGVGIEISIRDGVLTAVAPIEGTPADRKGIRSGDHIIRIDGALTKTMTLMEAVRKLRGEKGTAVTITIHRPEWKEPRDFTLTREAIPLISVKYTELEPGFGYIRVSNFQATTTRDLHNALKDLKKKHQTLGILLDLRNNPGGLLDQAAKVADLFLSRGVIVSIKGRDKEEQMVFEAHADDSYTDFPMVILVNGGSASGSEIVAGALQDHKRAVILGTTTFGKGSVQTILPLPEGAGLRLTTAKYYTPKGASIQATGIKPDMIVPLTANNDTEASSTSTDTDAGTTTSGSSKVIREKDLPGHLENEMVDEKTVESSKEEKTPDEQEERFQTIDNLQQMTKRLKEDNQLRTALFTLKSLSPSGRQK
- a CDS encoding murein hydrolase activator EnvC family protein — protein: MLRCLTIACVFFLLSMPSFVLPETDEESPSSNVITIGRLRQEMAVHQEKIDLVDEQERSLLDELAALDKKIDQQKTKIQTLQIKIDEQKEIIAEKEQELTTINKKNESLQQHLLKRLRSFYLLGQTGSLSIVFSKNTLPDLMLSNDAFRFLSTYDQTVFAQYRANVVALTQVKQARELERTVQEHFLQDTATENELLQQIVTEKNELLQRTQTEKELYQQAVREMKKAEASLLTTLTQDSPALEKNRGGFLTQKKKLPPPVWGKIIRYFHEPTTDEDTTFINGITIQPSEQSEVFAVDNGEVIYSGYMSGYGRMVVIEHTQNYYSITSGLEDIRVLEGDVIRQGQIIGTSTDSAGLFGEGLYFEIRHGAQPENPLDWIKPGTLVNR
- a CDS encoding cell division protein FtsX codes for the protein MTLLTVSLSVLIFSFFFLIYSNALHIGEKLGDDLRLIVYLDEEAAPPLQEEYRHKILKFDQVDRIEFVSSQQAYKRFEHMLGDNTDVLTGVPTDFLPPSIEVYPVRTLDSLSRITRFSDYLQTLPGVLKVQYGKEWIDRFYAFIQLMRVIIILSGALLIMTTTFMVAHTIRLSLVSRQQELELLRLVGATNNYIRTPFLFEGALQGCIGASCGIGALLALFNWITLRFAGPETISQLPFIFFNWPIVCAIIGISTLLCTFGSLSAIRRFLHL